Proteins from one Rosa chinensis cultivar Old Blush chromosome 7, RchiOBHm-V2, whole genome shotgun sequence genomic window:
- the LOC112178300 gene encoding uncharacterized protein LOC112178300, with the protein MFSQMVDDILIQIGLVLLVVVTFLFIHSVPQKVLANLRLRLKSKSGIQSKRHFVLGAQLLAQARSASSKSSAASLSKQALDEADKAIALDPKDAAAHILKALALDVQGFKTSALDAIDVALSPLCRKSLVDAERGDALLKRAEIKMSMNRPARLDSVIEDLTLAVKLSPENAKAFCSLGECYEEKKMTEEAKKAYEEALKLHPRFAAAKEALDRLGPS; encoded by the coding sequence ATGTTTAGCCAGATGGTAGATGACATTCTTATCCAAATCGGCCTAGTCCTCCTCGTCGTCGTCACCTTCCTCTTCATCCACAGCGTTCCGCAGAAAGTCCTCGCCAACCTCCGCCTCCGCCTCAAAAGCAAATCCGGCATCCAATCCAAGCGCCACTTCGTCCTCGGTGCCCAGCTCCTCGCCCAAGCCAGATCCGCCTCCTCCAAGTCCTCCGCCGCCTCCCTCTCCAAGCAAGCCCTCGACGAAGCCGACAAGGCCATCGCCCTCGATCCCAAAGACGCCGCCGCTCACATCCTCAAAGCCCTCGCTCTCGACGTCCAGGGCTTCAAGACCTCCGCCCTCGACGCCATCGACGTCGCCCTCTCCCCACTCTGCCGCAAGAGCCTCGTCGACGCCGAGCGCGGCGACGCGCTCCTCAAGCGGGCCGAGATTAAGATGTCCATGAACCGACCCGCCCGGCTTGACTCGGTCATCGAGGATTTGACTCTCGCCGTGAAGCTGAGCCCTGAAAACGCCAAGGCGTTTTGCTCGTTGGGGGAGTGCTatgaggagaagaagatgacggAGGAGGCCAAGAAGGCTTACGAGGAGGCTCTGAAGCTTCATCCACGGTTCGCCGCCGCGAAGGAGGCACTGGACCGCCTTGGTCCGTCGTAG